In Gammaproteobacteria bacterium, a genomic segment contains:
- the rpmD gene encoding 50S ribosomal protein L30, with protein MKAAQSKQLKIKLIKSLSGRLPGHIACANGLGLRRINQIRVVENTSPNRGMINKIAYLLTVEEL; from the coding sequence ATGAAAGCTGCTCAATCAAAACAGCTAAAAATTAAATTAATAAAAAGTCTCAGTGGGCGACTTCCTGGCCATATTGCTTGCGCTAATGGTTTAGGATTACGCCGAATCAATCAGATTCGTGTGGTAGAAAATACCTCTCCAAATCGAGGTATGATAAATAAAATTGCTTATTTATTGACAGTGGAAGAGTTATAG
- the rplO gene encoding 50S ribosomal protein L15, translating to MHLNTLKPAPGAKQAPKRVGRGIGSGLGKTCGRGHKGQHARAGGYHKVGFEGGQMPLQRRLPKFGFTSAQAQFSVEVRLHELLKVDGNQINLDALKRANIVPVQAKTVKVILSGKIDKPVTLQGIKVTAGAKKAIEQAGGKVEE from the coding sequence ATGCACTTGAATACATTAAAACCAGCCCCTGGAGCTAAGCAAGCCCCTAAACGTGTCGGTCGTGGCATAGGATCAGGTTTGGGAAAGACCTGCGGCAGGGGGCATAAAGGTCAGCATGCGCGTGCTGGCGGCTATCATAAAGTTGGTTTTGAGGGCGGTCAAATGCCTTTGCAACGTCGTCTACCTAAATTTGGTTTCACTTCAGCACAAGCTCAGTTTTCGGTCGAAGTTCGGTTGCATGAACTATTAAAAGTTGATGGAAATCAGATTAATTTAGATGCCTTAAAAAGGGCCAATATTGTGCCTGTACAAGCTAAAACAGTTAAAGTTATTTTGTCAGGGAAAATTGATAAACCTGTTACTCTTCAGGGTATAAAAGTGACTGCAGGTGCTAAAAAAGCGATCGAACAAGCTGGCGGAAAGGTTGAAGAATAA
- the secY gene encoding preprotein translocase subunit SecY, producing the protein MAQPKLGLGLSQGGLGELKRRLLFVLIGIIIYRIGAHIPVPGINPERLADLFKNQQNGILGLFNMFSGGALQRFTVFALNVMPYISASIIMQLFTVISPKLEQLKKEGESGRRKINQYTRYGTLILATFQALGISRWLVSNGTVINPGFSFYFTATLTLVTGTMFLMWLGEQITERGIGNGISLIIFAGIVSRFPAAIAEVMGQVRQGQMQVISLLLLVIVVLCITAFVVFVERGQRRITVNYAKRQQGRKIYAAQSSHLPLKINMSGVIPVIFASSIILFPGTIAQWFSSVPGMSWLTKISLMLQPGQPLFMLFDAIAIIFFCFFYTALVFNPKETADNLKKSGAFIPGLRPGEQTAQYVDLVMTRLTLVGAMYLTLVSLLPEFFIVTWHVPFYFGGTSLLIVVVVLMDFMAQVQAHLVSHQYESIMKKANLKGRSTGLQR; encoded by the coding sequence ATGGCACAGCCCAAGTTAGGATTAGGCCTCTCACAAGGTGGTTTGGGGGAACTCAAGCGTAGACTTTTATTTGTCCTTATTGGCATTATTATTTATCGCATTGGTGCACATATTCCTGTACCTGGCATTAATCCTGAACGCTTAGCTGATTTATTTAAAAATCAACAAAATGGTATTTTAGGCCTGTTCAATATGTTTTCTGGTGGTGCTCTCCAGCGCTTTACCGTTTTTGCTTTGAATGTCATGCCATATATTTCTGCATCCATTATCATGCAGTTATTTACGGTCATTTCTCCTAAATTGGAACAGCTGAAAAAAGAAGGCGAGTCGGGGCGACGAAAAATCAATCAGTACACAAGGTATGGCACATTAATATTAGCCACTTTCCAAGCATTAGGTATATCGAGATGGTTAGTCAGTAATGGCACGGTCATTAACCCTGGGTTTAGTTTTTATTTTACTGCCACTTTAACATTAGTTACGGGAACTATGTTTTTAATGTGGCTTGGAGAGCAGATTACTGAAAGAGGTATTGGAAACGGTATATCTCTTATCATTTTTGCTGGTATTGTCTCTAGATTCCCAGCAGCTATTGCTGAAGTGATGGGGCAGGTCAGACAAGGCCAAATGCAAGTTATCTCTCTATTGTTATTAGTTATCGTGGTTTTATGCATTACTGCTTTCGTAGTATTTGTAGAGCGTGGCCAGCGTCGAATTACTGTAAATTACGCTAAACGGCAGCAAGGTAGAAAAATTTATGCTGCACAGAGCAGTCATTTGCCCTTAAAAATTAACATGTCTGGGGTTATTCCAGTTATATTTGCTTCAAGTATTATTTTATTTCCTGGTACTATTGCCCAATGGTTTTCATCCGTACCTGGGATGAGTTGGTTGACAAAGATCAGTTTAATGTTGCAGCCTGGTCAGCCATTATTTATGTTATTTGATGCTATAGCGATTATTTTCTTTTGTTTTTTTTATACAGCATTAGTATTCAATCCTAAAGAAACGGCTGATAATCTTAAAAAGTCAGGTGCTTTTATACCGGGGTTGCGTCCAGGTGAGCAGACAGCTCAATATGTTGATTTAGTAATGACACGATTAACTTTAGTGGGCGCTATGTACCTTACCTTAGTGTCATTATTACCTGAATTTTTCATAGTAACCTGGCATGTACCTTTTTATTTTGGTGGTACATCACTTTTGATTGTAGTAGTAGTGTTGATGGATTTTATGGCACAAGTACAAGCGCATCTTGTATCTCACCAATATGAATCAATCATGAAAAAAGCAAATTTAAAAGGGCGTAGTACAGGTTTGCAGCGCTGA